Proteins encoded within one genomic window of Geotalea daltonii FRC-32:
- a CDS encoding adenylosuccinate synthase, producing the protein MANVVVVGAQWGDEGKGKVVDIYTEFADDVVRYQGGNNAGHTLVVGDEKIVLHLIPSGILHKGKRCIIGNGVVLDPEVFIREITNLKAKGKFQDDGVLLLSESLHIIMPYHKRIDIAREAKSGAKKIGTTGRGIGPAYEDKIGRRGIRLMDLLDKQVFTRKLKESLEEKNFLLEKMLGEKPFSFEEIFDEYSAFADTLRTYVADTTLVLHQDLKAGKKLLFEGAQGTLLDVDHGTYPYVTSSSTCAGGACTGTGASPRDINEIIGISKAYVTRVGSGPFPTELEDADGEKLRQTGGEFGATTGRPRRCGWFDALVIKYAVRVNGLTGIALTKLDVLSDFETIKICTGYSYNGKFLSELPANLDIFEKCQPVYEEMPGWQTDITAARSFDDLPEKARTYVKRLEELAGCPIVLVSVGPRRDQTIMLKNPFEA; encoded by the coding sequence ATGGCTAACGTCGTGGTAGTTGGAGCCCAGTGGGGCGACGAGGGAAAAGGAAAGGTCGTCGACATCTATACGGAATTTGCGGACGATGTGGTGCGATATCAGGGTGGTAATAATGCCGGGCACACGCTGGTGGTCGGCGATGAGAAGATCGTTCTGCATCTGATTCCATCGGGAATACTGCATAAGGGAAAACGCTGCATCATAGGCAACGGTGTGGTGCTCGATCCGGAAGTCTTCATCAGGGAGATTACCAACCTGAAAGCCAAGGGGAAATTTCAGGATGATGGCGTCCTGCTCCTTTCCGAATCGCTGCATATCATCATGCCTTATCACAAGCGGATAGATATTGCCCGTGAAGCCAAGAGCGGCGCCAAGAAGATCGGCACCACCGGCAGAGGGATCGGCCCTGCTTACGAAGACAAAATCGGCCGGCGGGGTATCCGTCTCATGGATCTTCTGGACAAGCAGGTCTTCACCCGCAAGCTGAAGGAGAGTCTCGAAGAAAAAAATTTCCTTCTCGAGAAGATGCTGGGTGAGAAGCCATTTTCCTTTGAGGAGATATTCGACGAATACAGTGCCTTTGCCGATACCTTGCGCACCTATGTTGCCGATACCACGCTCGTGCTGCATCAAGACCTCAAGGCCGGCAAAAAACTGCTCTTCGAAGGAGCTCAGGGAACACTTCTGGACGTGGATCATGGCACCTACCCTTACGTGACCTCATCTTCCACCTGTGCCGGTGGCGCCTGCACCGGTACCGGAGCGAGCCCGAGAGACATCAACGAGATCATCGGCATATCCAAGGCCTATGTCACCCGTGTCGGTAGCGGCCCCTTTCCCACAGAGCTGGAGGATGCCGACGGCGAAAAGCTTCGTCAGACTGGTGGCGAATTCGGCGCAACCACCGGGCGTCCCCGCCGCTGCGGCTGGTTCGATGCTCTGGTGATAAAATATGCTGTGCGGGTCAATGGTCTTACGGGAATTGCACTTACCAAGCTTGACGTTCTCAGCGATTTTGAAACAATTAAAATATGCACCGGCTATTCGTACAACGGCAAGTTCCTGAGCGAACTTCCCGCCAATCTTGATATATTCGAGAAATGCCAGCCTGTATACGAGGAAATGCCAGGGTGGCAGACGGATATAACCGCAGCCAGATCATTTGACGACTTGCCGGAGAAGGCAAGAACTTATGTGAAGCGTCTGGAAGAGCTGGCCGGTTGTCCGATCGTGCTGGTATCCGTTGGTCCCCGGCGTGACCAGACCATCATGTTGAAGAATCCTTTTGAAGCTTAA
- a CDS encoding ATP phosphoribosyltransferase regulatory subunit — protein MTIPSSIEAPLPKGVTDFLPEKADEIACIEGCISRIFELWGFRRIITPLLEFQDVISLGMGEDLKEKTFRFDDRQTGRLLAIPPDITPQIARIVATRMLGYPLPLRIYYNGRVLRHAEVQSGRSREIFQSGVELIGLNSPEADAEMVAMAVEALRSLGLDNFKIDLGQVDFFRGIMLSSGLSASARNLLQSAIAKKDSSAVREILEKEPITDQAKEEIAVLPRLFGGREVLALAEKAAGNDRSKKALENITEVLEILDIYGVSDFLTIDLGEIRGLDYHSGLTFEGFVGGLGEAVCGGGRYDALTAKYGRPAPATGFAFNILALLKVLEKQPEMEATRTRDFLLFNLKEDRREALEIAQNLRDKGFTTARDIIRRDFDNSLAYAKRMNIRQMLVIGGNYCAEDEIYLVRVADRKGVAIKKMDLLRDDYSLKIEL, from the coding sequence TTGACAATTCCGTCATCCATAGAAGCCCCCTTACCAAAGGGTGTTACCGACTTCCTGCCGGAAAAGGCTGATGAGATTGCCTGTATTGAGGGGTGTATCAGTCGAATTTTCGAACTATGGGGATTCCGCAGAATCATCACCCCCCTCCTTGAGTTCCAGGACGTAATCTCTCTGGGAATGGGGGAGGATCTTAAGGAAAAGACCTTCCGCTTTGATGATCGCCAAACTGGCAGATTGCTGGCCATCCCGCCCGATATTACTCCCCAGATAGCCCGTATAGTAGCCACCCGCATGCTGGGTTATCCGCTTCCCCTGCGTATTTATTATAATGGTCGTGTCCTGCGCCATGCCGAGGTCCAATCCGGTCGTAGCCGGGAAATATTCCAGTCCGGCGTTGAATTGATCGGCCTGAACTCGCCCGAAGCCGATGCGGAAATGGTGGCCATGGCTGTTGAGGCCCTGCGGAGTCTGGGCCTGGACAACTTCAAGATAGATTTGGGCCAGGTTGATTTTTTTCGCGGTATCATGCTTTCTTCCGGACTTTCTGCTTCAGCCCGAAACCTGCTGCAATCGGCTATCGCCAAGAAGGATTCTTCCGCAGTGCGGGAAATCCTGGAGAAGGAGCCGATAACGGATCAGGCAAAGGAAGAGATCGCTGTTTTGCCCAGGCTTTTCGGTGGCAGGGAAGTGCTTGCCCTGGCAGAAAAGGCCGCCGGCAATGACCGATCGAAGAAAGCCCTGGAAAACATTACCGAGGTGCTGGAAATTTTAGACATTTACGGTGTATCGGATTTCCTGACCATCGACCTGGGGGAGATACGCGGTCTCGATTATCACTCAGGCCTTACTTTCGAGGGCTTTGTGGGGGGGCTGGGAGAGGCGGTGTGTGGCGGTGGACGTTACGACGCCCTTACTGCCAAATATGGCCGACCTGCCCCTGCAACCGGTTTTGCATTCAATATTCTCGCCCTGCTGAAGGTCCTTGAGAAACAGCCGGAAATGGAGGCAACGAGGACCCGTGATTTCCTACTCTTCAATTTGAAGGAAGACCGGCGGGAGGCTCTTGAAATAGCACAAAACTTGCGTGACAAAGGCTTTACTACTGCACGGGATATCATCCGGAGAGATTTCGATAATTCCCTTGCTTATGCGAAGCGTATGAACATCAGGCAGATGCTGGTTATCGGCGGCAATTACTGCGCTGAAGATGAAATTTACCTGGTCCGGGTGGCTGACCGAAAGGGTGTGGCCATCAAAAAAATGGATCTGTTGAGGGATGACTATTCCCTTAAAATCGAGCTGTAA
- the mce gene encoding methylmalonyl-CoA epimerase gives MLTKINHMGVAVNSLAETIPFYRDQLGMAFKGTEEVEEQQVRVAFLEIGESKIELLEPTSADSPIAKFLEKNGPGIHHVAYEVTDIVAAIAKLESDGARMIDKTPRKGAHGARIAFVHPKSSNGVLTELCQSSH, from the coding sequence ATGCTTACAAAGATAAACCATATGGGTGTTGCTGTGAATTCACTGGCTGAAACCATTCCCTTTTATAGGGATCAGCTGGGTATGGCATTTAAAGGCACAGAAGAGGTCGAGGAACAGCAGGTGAGGGTTGCCTTTCTGGAGATCGGGGAGTCCAAGATAGAGCTTCTGGAGCCGACCAGTGCCGACAGTCCCATTGCAAAATTTCTTGAGAAAAACGGCCCCGGTATTCATCATGTGGCCTATGAGGTAACGGATATCGTTGCTGCCATTGCAAAACTTGAATCGGACGGTGCACGGATGATCGACAAAACGCCGCGAAAAGGTGCCCACGGGGCGCGGATCGCCTTTGTTCACCCCAAGAGCAGCAACGGAGTCCTGACAGAACTTTGCCAGTCAAGCCATTAA
- a CDS encoding alginate export family protein has protein sequence MNLKKRILAVAAVGALTAATAVPAMAFENEFHGMYRFKGVMSNIQNASGAHFAAVNENPKTKTFLEQRARLLYSAKASDDLKLVTHFELDYSKFGDESYSVNRGKGGALGGDEINLETKNIYLDFNLPTTTKVNFKVGMQPWVDSYGGLFVNADMPGVLASAKYGSLANSLGFFRFDDTGSLAGKNARDFLVLDSKLNVTKDFRLGVSYYLLNDDTNKTSATTVATATAASKVNDPSRTYSNAIIHTLGVNAEAKTGPATITAGAMYQFGNINNPYFYEPSTVAGSPGTFNRFASNHLSAFAGFAGAKVAAGPGTFNVVAAYTSGDSDPFSGNNNSFQSVHNTNSSGFSENTFYGANMHILLRSKYEINSGGYIIGSSNNFSQGMTIGSLGYDMKFTDKLYGNANLGFGAIARDTGEHDSKYLGTEINAEVGYKLADNLNVSLVGAFMKLGDYYEGQGGAAAGDKPNDPFYSTVMLNYVF, from the coding sequence ATGAATTTGAAGAAAAGAATTTTGGCAGTTGCCGCAGTGGGCGCCCTGACCGCAGCCACCGCAGTACCGGCCATGGCTTTTGAGAATGAGTTTCATGGCATGTATCGTTTCAAAGGGGTGATGTCTAACATCCAGAATGCTTCTGGTGCCCATTTTGCGGCAGTCAACGAAAATCCCAAGACAAAGACATTCCTGGAGCAGCGTGCCCGTCTGTTGTACAGTGCCAAAGCCAGTGACGACCTGAAACTGGTAACGCACTTCGAGTTGGACTACAGCAAGTTCGGTGATGAATCCTATTCGGTGAACAGAGGCAAGGGTGGTGCTCTGGGTGGCGATGAAATCAACCTGGAGACCAAAAACATCTATCTGGACTTCAACCTGCCTACCACCACGAAGGTCAATTTCAAGGTGGGTATGCAGCCTTGGGTTGACTCATATGGTGGACTTTTTGTTAATGCCGATATGCCCGGAGTTCTCGCTTCCGCTAAATACGGCAGCTTGGCCAACTCTCTAGGCTTCTTCCGCTTTGACGACACAGGCAGCCTTGCCGGCAAAAATGCCAGAGATTTCCTGGTATTGGACTCCAAACTCAATGTAACGAAGGATTTCCGGTTGGGTGTGTCTTACTACCTTTTGAATGACGATACGAACAAGACCTCTGCAACCACAGTTGCGACTGCCACTGCTGCTTCAAAAGTCAACGATCCCAGCCGTACATACTCCAACGCTATTATCCATACTCTTGGCGTCAATGCCGAGGCGAAAACGGGGCCGGCCACGATTACTGCCGGCGCAATGTATCAGTTCGGCAATATCAACAACCCCTACTTTTATGAGCCATCAACAGTTGCCGGCAGCCCAGGTACATTTAACCGCTTCGCCAGCAACCACCTGAGCGCATTCGCTGGTTTTGCCGGTGCCAAGGTTGCAGCAGGTCCGGGTACTTTCAATGTTGTTGCTGCCTACACTTCTGGTGACAGCGATCCGTTCTCCGGAAACAACAATTCGTTCCAAAGCGTTCATAACACCAATAGCTCCGGTTTCTCCGAAAACACCTTTTATGGTGCGAACATGCACATCCTGCTTCGCTCCAAGTACGAGATCAACTCCGGTGGATACATTATTGGATCTTCCAATAACTTTAGCCAGGGGATGACCATCGGTTCCCTGGGCTACGATATGAAATTCACCGACAAGCTCTATGGTAATGCCAATCTCGGTTTCGGTGCTATTGCGCGGGATACCGGCGAGCACGACAGCAAGTACCTTGGCACTGAGATCAATGCTGAAGTTGGCTACAAGCTCGCCGACAACCTCAATGTCAGCCTGGTCGGCGCATTCATGAAACTTGGCGACTACTACGAAGGACAGGGTGGAGCTGCAGCCGGCGACAAACCCAACGATCCGTTCTACTCAACGGTGATGCTGAACTACGTATTCTAG
- a CDS encoding acyl-CoA mutase large subunit family protein: MGISEAKKGWQENTVAKNLAKAPERKADFRTTSDIEMERCFTPDFELPGYEDTLGFPGHYPFTRGVQPTMYRGRFWTMRQYAGFGTAKESNERYKYLLQAGQTGLSVAFDLPTQMGYDSDAGMSRGEVGKVGVAIDSLADMEVLFDGIPLDKVSTSMTINSTAAILLAMYIAVAEKQGVSSDKISGTIQNDILKEYMARGTYIYPPKPSMRIITDIFAYCKDHVPKWNTISISGYHIREAGSSAVQEVAFTLADGIAYVDAAIKAGLDVDEFAPRLAFFFNAHNNLLEEVAKFRAARRMWAKIMKERFKAKNPKSLMLRFHTQTAGCTLTAQQPDNNIMRVTIQALAAVLGGTQSLHTNSRDEALALPTEDSVRIALRTQQVIAYESGVADSIDPLAGSFLVESLTDQIEKAAFDYIDKIDSLGGAVEAISQGFQQKEIQDSAFAYQRAIETDDLIIVGVNKFSIQEPPPAGLLKVKEEVEIFQKKALAEVKTKRDNDKVKAALKKLEETAKGTDNLMPHILEAVKAYATLGEIADVFREVFGKHRETVVL, encoded by the coding sequence ATGGGTATTTCAGAAGCAAAGAAGGGATGGCAGGAGAACACGGTCGCAAAGAATCTGGCCAAGGCGCCAGAGCGCAAGGCAGATTTCCGGACAACATCGGATATAGAGATGGAGCGCTGCTTCACCCCTGATTTTGAACTTCCAGGTTATGAAGACACGCTGGGGTTTCCCGGGCATTATCCTTTTACCCGTGGCGTACAGCCGACCATGTATCGGGGCCGCTTCTGGACCATGCGCCAGTATGCTGGTTTCGGCACGGCCAAGGAGTCGAACGAGAGGTACAAATATCTTTTGCAGGCTGGGCAGACCGGCCTCTCTGTTGCTTTTGACCTCCCGACCCAGATGGGCTACGATTCGGACGCGGGCATGAGCCGGGGGGAGGTAGGCAAGGTCGGCGTCGCCATCGATTCCCTCGCCGATATGGAAGTTCTGTTTGACGGCATTCCGCTCGACAAGGTTTCCACCTCCATGACCATCAATTCCACTGCCGCCATTCTTTTGGCCATGTATATCGCCGTGGCTGAAAAGCAAGGTGTTTCTTCCGATAAGATTTCCGGCACTATCCAGAATGACATCCTCAAGGAGTACATGGCCCGCGGCACCTATATCTATCCGCCAAAGCCTTCAATGCGCATAATCACCGACATCTTTGCCTACTGTAAGGATCATGTGCCCAAGTGGAATACCATCAGCATCTCCGGATACCATATCCGCGAGGCCGGTTCCAGTGCTGTCCAGGAAGTGGCCTTCACCCTGGCTGACGGCATTGCCTATGTGGATGCAGCCATCAAGGCCGGGCTTGATGTGGATGAATTCGCTCCCCGACTGGCTTTCTTCTTCAACGCCCACAACAACCTCCTGGAGGAAGTGGCCAAATTCAGGGCTGCCCGCCGCATGTGGGCCAAGATCATGAAGGAGAGGTTCAAGGCAAAGAATCCCAAGTCATTGATGCTCCGCTTCCACACCCAGACGGCCGGCTGTACCCTGACAGCGCAGCAGCCCGACAACAACATCATGCGTGTGACTATTCAGGCTCTGGCTGCTGTCCTGGGAGGAACCCAGTCTCTCCATACCAATTCCCGCGATGAGGCACTTGCCTTGCCCACCGAAGACTCGGTACGGATCGCCTTGCGGACGCAACAGGTTATCGCCTATGAATCCGGGGTCGCCGATTCCATTGACCCCTTGGCCGGCAGCTTCCTGGTTGAGTCGCTCACCGATCAGATCGAGAAAGCGGCCTTTGACTACATCGACAAGATCGATAGTCTTGGCGGAGCAGTGGAAGCCATTTCCCAAGGTTTTCAACAGAAAGAGATCCAGGATTCGGCCTTTGCTTACCAGCGTGCCATTGAAACCGATGACTTGATAATCGTCGGTGTCAATAAATTCTCTATTCAGGAGCCCCCCCCTGCCGGCCTGCTCAAGGTAAAGGAAGAGGTCGAGATCTTTCAGAAAAAGGCCTTGGCAGAGGTCAAGACAAAACGGGACAATGACAAGGTAAAGGCGGCACTGAAAAAGCTGGAAGAAACGGCAAAAGGTACCGACAACCTCATGCCGCACATCCTTGAAGCAGTCAAGGCCTATGCGACGCTAGGGGAAATTGCCGATGTCTTCCGTGAGGTTTTCGGCAAACACCGGGAAACGGTGGTGCTGTAA
- a CDS encoding ATP-binding protein: MKQTSDYYIKNPLIHKDRRLGKSPSDWVSSFSCEDLKPLIVCRGPIRKEAMDVYEEMGITHYGILLSEKDSIVYPNALAPELRQLTDSRRVHRVPDYTGASKEERVERIHQIISIAKDNSYDSIFAGYGFMAEDDEFVAAIEAAGLKFIGPCSATQAGAGKKDEAKRTALTVNVSVTPGIDNVTARTLLKKHPTREKLLALVKSDGFKCDEQVISNPDISLEDLADQILYASYVKGVDLFSIEELCAQVQAEVADMFRKYPQSRIRLKAIGGGGGKGQRILGASLLPLKKADDKAIAAAAAEAPTLVREILNEVKANGIGDNKNVLIELNIEQTRHNEIQLLGNGDWCIALGGRDCSLQMHEQKLLEVSVTQEGLMAAIERAKAAGNKSEAKALESDLKVLKRMEEESERFGRAVGLDSASTFECIVDRDRHFFMEVNTRIQVEHRVTELCYNLKFTNPKDKNDFFVVESLVEAMALLARHKERLPKPERLVRFNASVEARLNATDDSLSPHAGGMIRYWSKPIDGEIRDDQGISMLNPDTGIFVKYKVAGAYDSNIALLLTKGEDRRDSYERMSEVIRSTTLRGSDLATNLEFHYGLVNWFLGTNVMAKPTTRFVVPYLTLVGTLKEEANKLDPVFAFLQMKKHYAKLIAEQFPDDPKVAKNMSSLLDRKGTLITRPMERLLGDPHLLSGWLSMNTKNFRIDNGKVVWLRNPLGVLNDTYDYLHMSFRPHKPAAEVIWGHDNELLQEALSFSRTLREKLGLQRDEYFQLCELLQKDEPQGGMDAATWEQVRSAHFGYEAGLELLGMLFLVGVNVKFWDLRVEEDLEITIPEYLTDPDLQARMKKVLVPPPATKADEIVSVCGGMYYAQEAPGMPAFVEEGMHFDKGQPLYIIEVMKMFNKVNAPFSGTIDKILIQGGDGTIVQKGQPLFKVTPDEKFVEVDPNEIEREKRTLTTKYLKAVL; encoded by the coding sequence ATGAAACAAACCTCTGATTACTACATCAAGAACCCGCTCATTCATAAAGATCGCCGGCTCGGCAAGTCCCCGTCCGATTGGGTGAGTTCCTTTTCCTGCGAGGATCTGAAACCTCTGATCGTTTGTCGTGGACCGATCCGCAAGGAAGCTATGGATGTCTACGAGGAAATGGGCATTACCCATTACGGTATACTGCTGTCGGAAAAAGATTCCATCGTTTACCCCAATGCTCTTGCCCCTGAACTGCGCCAGCTGACCGACTCCCGCCGCGTCCACCGCGTGCCTGACTACACCGGTGCCAGTAAGGAGGAGCGGGTCGAGCGTATCCATCAGATCATCAGTATTGCCAAAGACAACAGCTATGATTCTATTTTTGCCGGCTACGGTTTTATGGCGGAAGATGATGAGTTTGTCGCCGCAATCGAAGCTGCCGGTTTGAAGTTCATCGGTCCCTGCTCTGCCACCCAGGCAGGAGCGGGTAAAAAGGACGAAGCCAAACGTACTGCCCTGACAGTGAATGTCAGTGTCACTCCCGGTATAGATAACGTCACCGCCCGTACCTTACTCAAGAAACATCCGACAAGGGAAAAACTCCTGGCACTGGTCAAGTCCGACGGCTTCAAGTGCGACGAACAGGTGATCAGCAATCCTGATATCTCCCTGGAAGACCTGGCGGATCAAATTCTCTATGCTTCCTATGTCAAAGGGGTGGACCTTTTTTCCATTGAAGAGCTCTGCGCACAGGTTCAGGCCGAAGTTGCCGATATGTTCAGGAAATATCCCCAAAGCCGGATTCGTCTTAAGGCAATTGGCGGGGGCGGCGGCAAGGGACAGCGAATTCTGGGCGCATCGCTGCTGCCGCTGAAAAAAGCCGACGACAAGGCTATTGCTGCCGCTGCAGCGGAGGCTCCTACTCTGGTAAGGGAGATTCTCAATGAGGTCAAAGCCAACGGCATTGGCGACAATAAAAACGTCCTCATCGAGCTGAACATTGAGCAGACCCGCCATAACGAGATCCAGCTGCTGGGCAACGGCGACTGGTGCATAGCCCTTGGTGGCCGCGACTGTTCCCTGCAGATGCATGAGCAAAAGCTGCTGGAGGTATCGGTAACACAGGAAGGACTGATGGCGGCCATTGAGAGGGCCAAGGCAGCCGGCAACAAGAGCGAAGCAAAAGCCCTGGAGAGCGACCTGAAGGTCCTCAAGCGCATGGAAGAGGAATCGGAGCGTTTCGGCAGGGCAGTCGGTCTGGATTCGGCCTCAACCTTCGAATGTATCGTTGACCGCGACCGTCATTTTTTCATGGAGGTGAACACCAGGATCCAGGTTGAGCATCGGGTCACAGAGCTTTGCTACAACCTCAAGTTCACCAACCCCAAGGACAAGAACGACTTTTTTGTAGTCGAGTCGCTGGTGGAGGCCATGGCTTTGCTGGCACGGCACAAGGAGCGCCTGCCCAAGCCGGAGCGGCTCGTGCGGTTCAACGCTTCCGTGGAAGCGCGCTTGAATGCAACGGACGATTCCCTCTCGCCCCACGCAGGAGGCATGATCCGCTACTGGTCGAAGCCCATCGACGGCGAGATCCGTGACGATCAGGGCATCAGCATGCTCAACCCTGACACCGGCATCTTCGTCAAATACAAGGTGGCTGGAGCCTACGACTCGAATATCGCACTACTCCTGACCAAGGGGGAGGACCGTCGCGACAGCTACGAGCGCATGTCAGAGGTTATTCGCAGCACCACCCTGCGTGGCAGTGACCTGGCCACCAACCTGGAGTTCCATTACGGTCTGGTCAACTGGTTCCTCGGCACCAATGTCATGGCAAAGCCCACTACACGTTTCGTTGTGCCTTATCTGACGCTGGTCGGCACCTTGAAGGAGGAGGCAAACAAGCTTGATCCGGTCTTTGCCTTCCTGCAGATGAAAAAGCATTATGCCAAACTCATAGCGGAACAGTTTCCCGACGATCCGAAGGTGGCAAAAAACATGTCGTCCCTGCTTGACCGCAAAGGCACCCTCATTACCCGTCCCATGGAAAGACTTCTCGGCGATCCCCATCTCTTGTCCGGCTGGTTGAGCATGAACACCAAGAATTTCCGCATTGACAACGGCAAGGTGGTCTGGCTGAGGAATCCACTCGGGGTACTCAACGACACCTATGACTATCTCCACATGTCATTCCGTCCCCATAAACCGGCAGCAGAGGTAATCTGGGGCCATGACAATGAACTCCTTCAGGAGGCTCTCAGTTTTTCCAGAACGCTCCGGGAGAAACTCGGCCTGCAAAGGGACGAATATTTCCAGCTGTGTGAACTGCTGCAGAAGGACGAACCGCAGGGTGGCATGGATGCAGCGACGTGGGAGCAGGTGCGGTCGGCTCACTTCGGCTATGAAGCGGGACTTGAGCTGCTCGGCATGCTGTTCCTGGTCGGGGTTAACGTGAAGTTCTGGGATCTGCGTGTTGAAGAGGATCTGGAGATTACCATTCCCGAATATCTGACCGATCCTGATCTTCAGGCCCGCATGAAAAAGGTACTGGTCCCCCCACCGGCAACCAAGGCCGATGAAATCGTTTCCGTCTGCGGCGGCATGTATTATGCCCAGGAGGCCCCAGGCATGCCCGCCTTCGTCGAGGAGGGGATGCATTTCGATAAGGGGCAACCCCTTTACATCATCGAAGTCATGAAGATGTTCAACAAGGTCAATGCGCCTTTTTCAGGCACCATCGACAAGATACTCATTCAGGGAGGGGACGGCACCATCGTTCAGAAAGGGCAGCCGTTGTTCAAGGTGACCCCGGACGAGAAATTTGTCGAGGTTGACCCCAACGAGATTGAGCGGGAAAAGCGCACCTTGACGACTAAATATCTAAAGGCGGTACTCTAG
- a CDS encoding FG-GAP repeat domain-containing protein codes for MKKITTCLSVLFSLFLTAVPVFAEAIPVHVNEFTVNGAPERADLKGTLQMLLASRLSNGAVSTAGSQGTAEIAVDCSYTQLGKVFSLDAVARDRAGNVVARAFEQGGGEDDLIPAVTKLAQKLNDEMVRVRSTPSAGKNVAFAQPSSSPPRAEPQPAAPVPSSDIIRVEPAAKNSVNLSRLAVALVGVAPGRTLAKGARELYLLGEHSLSLYHQDADLKMIAEATFDINDKPIGIDTADLDGDGTPEAYVTIVRGDLLSSQVWLEKDGRLQKVAEKLPYYFRALALDGGARKLYVQQMGTDTDFYGDIHELVIKGSSYEMRNPLKLPRFANLYNFNRFSDATGKHYTLVIHEDGYLLVYSETGEELWRSSDKFGGSEIYLKRQDLANIRTTGNEYRWIFLEQRIFVTPQNEIIVPKNLGFFVFGNNRSYKKNTVYAFAWNGSTLDEKWHTKESQNYLADYDYDSVRKELILLEVVKKKGLLENGASTIVVKKVE; via the coding sequence ATGAAAAAAATCACTACCTGTCTTTCTGTTCTTTTCAGCCTGTTCCTGACTGCGGTTCCGGTATTTGCCGAAGCTATTCCCGTTCATGTCAATGAATTTACAGTCAATGGCGCTCCTGAACGCGCCGACCTCAAAGGGACCCTGCAGATGCTGCTTGCTTCCCGTTTGAGTAATGGGGCCGTATCTACAGCCGGCAGCCAGGGCACGGCCGAGATTGCCGTAGATTGCAGCTACACGCAGTTGGGAAAGGTTTTCAGCCTTGATGCCGTGGCCAGGGACCGTGCCGGAAATGTGGTGGCAAGGGCCTTTGAGCAGGGGGGAGGGGAGGACGACCTGATCCCGGCTGTTACCAAGCTAGCACAGAAACTGAATGATGAAATGGTCAGAGTTCGGTCAACACCTTCGGCCGGCAAGAATGTTGCCTTTGCCCAACCATCTTCAAGCCCTCCTCGTGCAGAACCGCAGCCGGCAGCCCCGGTGCCTTCCTCTGATATAATCAGGGTTGAACCTGCAGCAAAAAACAGTGTCAACCTGAGCCGACTGGCCGTAGCATTGGTGGGCGTAGCTCCCGGCCGCACATTGGCCAAGGGAGCCCGTGAGCTTTACCTTCTCGGGGAACATTCCCTGTCACTCTACCATCAGGATGCCGACCTGAAAATGATTGCCGAGGCGACCTTTGATATAAACGATAAACCGATAGGCATCGACACTGCAGATCTTGACGGAGACGGCACCCCTGAGGCGTATGTTACCATCGTGCGGGGAGATTTACTGTCTTCACAGGTTTGGCTCGAGAAAGACGGCCGACTGCAGAAGGTTGCCGAGAAACTTCCATATTATTTCCGAGCCTTGGCCCTGGATGGGGGGGCGAGAAAGCTTTACGTCCAGCAGATGGGAACCGACACCGATTTCTATGGCGATATTCATGAACTCGTCATCAAGGGGAGCTCCTATGAAATGCGCAATCCCCTGAAGTTGCCCCGGTTCGCCAATCTCTACAACTTTAACCGATTCAGCGACGCTACCGGCAAGCATTACACCCTTGTCATTCATGAAGATGGTTATCTGCTGGTCTATTCCGAGACTGGAGAGGAACTCTGGCGAAGCAGCGACAAGTTCGGGGGGAGCGAGATTTACCTCAAGCGCCAGGACTTGGCCAATATCCGGACTACGGGAAATGAATACCGCTGGATTTTTCTGGAGCAGCGCATTTTCGTTACACCGCAAAATGAAATAATAGTGCCCAAAAACCTCGGCTTCTTTGTCTTCGGCAACAATCGTTCCTACAAGAAAAACACGGTGTATGCCTTTGCCTGGAACGGCTCAACCCTTGATGAAAAATGGCATACAAAGGAGAGCCAGAACTACCTGGCCGACTACGACTACGATTCCGTCCGCAAAGAGCTGATTCTTCTGGAGGTGGTGAAGAAGAAAGGGCTGTTGGAAAATGGAGCGAGCACCATTGTTGTGAAAAAAGTGGAATAG